A genomic region of Rhodanobacter sp. contains the following coding sequences:
- a CDS encoding FAD-binding protein, whose translation MKRRDLLKAAATLPLLPLLMRGGTALARGAGTLATTLRPRPGQPGWPAAAEWEGLNRQVGGRLQKLEPPFAHGNASQALKQLDNPFAVGDNPALTQSSGWADAWASQPSAYAVAAESAADVVAAVDFARRHRLRLVVKGGGHSYQGTSDAPDSLLVWTRHMNRIALHDAFVPQGCAGHVAPLPAVSVQAGAMWIDAYHAVTTDGGRYVQGGGCTTVGVAGLVQSGGFGSFSKRWGTAASNLLEAEVVTADGQVRIANARTNPELFWGLKGGGGGSLGVVTRLTLRTHALPEFFGGVNLTVKADSDAAYRALIAEATDFYRRALFNPHWGEQMKFYDGDTFEVSMMFQGLTKQQAEQTWAPFLAWIHARKDCHISKPFGVMAAPAQHLWDAEFLHKYLPGAIVADDRPDAPRYRFVWAGDREQVGGFIHGYQSAWLPASLLEPGRQAQLVEALFAASRHWGFALHFNKGLAGAPADAIARARDTATHPQVLDAFALLICATGGDPAYPGMPGARPDLAKARQEAASIDQAMDAIRAAAPGAGCYVSESDYFLRDWQQGFWGDNYPRLAAAKRKYDPDGLFFVHHGVGSEDWSADGFTRLQA comes from the coding sequence ATGAAAAGGCGCGATTTGCTGAAGGCGGCCGCCACCCTGCCCTTGCTGCCCCTGCTGATGCGCGGCGGCACGGCCCTGGCGCGCGGTGCCGGCACGCTCGCGACCACCCTTCGTCCACGCCCGGGCCAGCCGGGCTGGCCCGCAGCGGCGGAATGGGAAGGGTTGAATCGCCAGGTCGGGGGACGGCTGCAGAAGCTGGAGCCGCCGTTCGCCCATGGCAATGCCTCGCAGGCGCTGAAGCAACTGGACAACCCGTTCGCGGTGGGCGACAACCCCGCGCTGACCCAGAGCAGCGGCTGGGCGGATGCCTGGGCATCGCAACCCAGCGCCTACGCGGTGGCGGCCGAGAGCGCCGCCGACGTGGTAGCGGCCGTCGACTTCGCGCGCCGGCATCGCCTGCGGCTGGTGGTGAAAGGCGGCGGCCACAGCTACCAGGGCACCTCGGACGCGCCGGACTCGCTGCTGGTGTGGACGCGCCACATGAACCGGATCGCGCTGCACGACGCCTTCGTGCCGCAAGGCTGCGCCGGCCACGTGGCACCGCTGCCGGCGGTGAGCGTGCAGGCTGGCGCGATGTGGATCGATGCCTACCACGCCGTGACCACCGATGGTGGCCGTTACGTTCAAGGCGGCGGCTGCACCACGGTGGGCGTGGCCGGGCTGGTGCAGAGCGGCGGCTTCGGCAGCTTCTCCAAGCGCTGGGGCACGGCGGCGTCCAACCTGCTGGAGGCGGAAGTGGTCACCGCCGACGGCCAGGTGCGCATCGCCAATGCCCGCACGAACCCGGAGCTGTTCTGGGGCCTCAAGGGGGGCGGTGGCGGCAGCCTCGGCGTGGTCACCCGGCTGACCCTGCGCACCCACGCATTGCCCGAGTTCTTCGGCGGCGTCAATCTCACCGTCAAGGCCGATTCGGATGCGGCCTATCGTGCCCTGATCGCCGAGGCGACGGACTTTTACCGGCGCGCGCTGTTCAACCCGCACTGGGGCGAGCAGATGAAGTTCTACGATGGTGACACCTTCGAAGTTTCCATGATGTTCCAGGGCCTAACCAAACAGCAGGCGGAACAGACCTGGGCACCCTTCCTTGCCTGGATACATGCCCGCAAGGATTGCCACATCAGCAAACCGTTCGGGGTGATGGCGGCGCCGGCCCAGCATCTCTGGGACGCCGAATTCCTGCACAAGTACCTGCCGGGCGCCATTGTCGCGGACGACCGCCCGGACGCGCCGCGCTATCGCTTCGTGTGGGCCGGCGACCGTGAGCAGGTCGGCGGGTTCATCCACGGCTACCAGTCGGCCTGGCTACCGGCCTCGCTGCTGGAACCGGGTCGGCAGGCGCAACTGGTGGAGGCCTTGTTCGCCGCTTCGCGGCACTGGGGTTTCGCCCTGCACTTCAACAAGGGACTGGCCGGCGCACCGGCCGACGCGATCGCCCGCGCCCGCGACACTGCCACCCATCCGCAGGTGCTCGATGCGTTCGCCCTGCTGATCTGCGCCACCGGTGGCGATCCCGCCTACCCCGGCATGCCGGGTGCCAGGCCCGATCTGGCCAAGGCGCGGCAGGAGGCGGCGTCCATCGACCAGGCGATGGACGCGATCCGCGCCGCGGCGCCCGGCGCCGGCTGCTACGTCTCGGAGAGCGACTACTTCCTGCGCGACTGGCAGCAGGGATTCTGGGGCGACAACTATCCGCGGCTCGCCGCGGCCAAGCGCAAGTACGATCCGGACGGCCTGTTCTTCGTCCACCACGGCGTCGGCAGCGAGGACTGGAGCGCGGACGGCTTCACGCGCCTGCAGGCCTAG
- a CDS encoding universal stress protein: MPKHSLVGYDGSDAARRAFAFAMELARGCGGRVRVVSVLQVAEGGDTCALMMTDPGIQRVQELKDELAALDADAARLVDVELTHGAPGDVLLSQVEQHGIDHIVIGHTERGALARWLIGSVSDNVLARAHVPVTVVR, from the coding sequence ATGCCCAAGCATTCGCTGGTCGGTTACGACGGTTCGGACGCCGCGCGCCGCGCCTTCGCCTTCGCGATGGAGCTGGCGCGGGGTTGCGGCGGACGGGTGCGCGTGGTGTCGGTGCTGCAGGTGGCCGAAGGCGGCGACACCTGCGCCTTGATGATGACCGATCCTGGCATCCAGCGCGTGCAGGAGCTGAAGGACGAACTGGCCGCGCTGGACGCCGACGCCGCGCGCCTCGTCGACGTCGAGCTGACCCACGGCGCGCCGGGCGACGTGCTGCTGAGCCAGGTCGAGCAGCACGGCATCGACCACATCGTGATCGGACATACCGAACGCGGCGCGCTGGCGCGCTGGCTGATCGGTTCGGTTTCCGACAACGTGCTGGCGCGCGCGCACGTGCCGGTGACGGTGGTGCGCTAG
- a CDS encoding LytTR family DNA-binding domain-containing protein: MNEQADAGYKDFQRWPRPVEVAFWVALYALNTVFNGLVAQIDHARTAAWEPWVWESSSALLILLLIPFVKMVERRWPFRFDTWRYSLPWHLLASVAFSLVHVAGMVGLRKLAYLAVGQHYRFGAWWPNFGYEYLKDIRSYFLIVALICLSRLWLLRQQGEARLLAEPDDGPPVEPLERPERFLVRKLGKEFLLSASEIEWLQAAGNYVNLHVRGRDYPMRSTMAGIEARLDPARFLRVHRGYCVNLDYLAEIEPLDTGDARLRLRDGTMIPCSRRYRAALRERFGGQPVTDE; encoded by the coding sequence ATGAACGAGCAGGCGGATGCCGGATACAAGGACTTTCAGCGCTGGCCGCGGCCGGTCGAGGTGGCTTTCTGGGTGGCGTTGTACGCGCTCAACACGGTCTTCAACGGCCTTGTCGCGCAGATCGACCATGCCCGCACGGCGGCCTGGGAGCCGTGGGTGTGGGAATCGAGCAGCGCGCTGCTGATCCTGCTGCTGATCCCCTTCGTGAAGATGGTGGAGCGGCGCTGGCCCTTCCGCTTCGACACCTGGCGCTACAGCCTGCCGTGGCACCTGCTGGCCAGCGTGGCGTTCAGCCTGGTGCACGTGGCCGGCATGGTCGGGCTGCGCAAGCTGGCCTACCTGGCGGTCGGCCAGCATTACCGCTTCGGCGCCTGGTGGCCGAACTTCGGCTACGAGTACCTTAAAGACATCCGCAGCTATTTCCTCATCGTCGCGCTGATCTGCCTGTCGCGGTTGTGGCTGCTGCGCCAACAGGGCGAGGCGAGGTTGCTGGCCGAGCCGGACGACGGCCCGCCGGTGGAGCCGTTGGAACGCCCCGAGCGTTTCCTGGTACGCAAGCTGGGCAAGGAATTCCTGCTCTCCGCCAGCGAGATCGAATGGCTGCAGGCCGCGGGCAACTACGTGAACCTGCACGTGCGCGGGCGCGACTATCCGATGCGCAGCACGATGGCCGGCATCGAGGCGCGGCTGGACCCGGCGCGTTTCCTGCGCGTGCATCGCGGCTATTGCGTCAACCTGGACTACCTCGCGGAGATCGAGCCGCTGGATACCGGTGACGCGCGCCTGCGCCTGCGCGACGGCACCATGATTCCGTGCAGCCGCCGTTACCGCGCCGCACTGCGCGAGCGCTTCGGCGGGCAGCCTGTCACGGACGAATGA
- the bcp gene encoding thioredoxin-dependent thiol peroxidase: MRRLSLLFALTLLCGLLAAPAFAADAAMPQAGTVAPTFRLQDQNGHWRSPADYRGHWLVLYFYPKDFTPGCTTEVCTFRDDIAKLRQAGASVVGVSLDDMKSHADFAAKYHVPFPLLADTDRKTATEYGVLSSMVGMHYAKRTTFLIDPQGRIAKVYVDVDPKANSSQVLADLAALKKTAH; this comes from the coding sequence ATGCGCCGCCTTTCGCTGTTGTTTGCCCTGACCTTGCTCTGCGGCCTGCTCGCCGCGCCCGCATTCGCCGCCGATGCCGCCATGCCGCAGGCCGGCACGGTCGCCCCGACCTTCCGCCTGCAGGACCAGAACGGCCATTGGCGCAGTCCCGCCGATTACCGCGGCCATTGGCTGGTGCTGTATTTCTATCCCAAGGACTTCACGCCCGGCTGCACCACGGAGGTCTGCACGTTCCGCGACGACATCGCCAAGCTGCGCCAGGCCGGCGCTTCCGTGGTGGGCGTGAGCCTGGACGACATGAAGTCGCATGCGGACTTCGCCGCCAAGTACCACGTGCCGTTCCCGCTGCTGGCCGACACGGACCGCAAGACGGCCACCGAATACGGCGTGCTCAGCAGCATGGTGGGCATGCACTACGCCAAGCGCACCACCTTCCTGATCGATCCACAGGGCCGGATCGCCAAGGTCTACGTGGACGTCGATCCCAAGGCGAACTCCAGCCAGGTGCTGGCCGACCTGGCCGCGCTGAAGAAGACGGCGCACTGA